AAGACGTACCGTAGATTCAAATCCCGAGCCCGCCAGCTCAAAGATACGTCCTTGAGATTTCTCTTTTTCCAATACCGTTAAGGCGAGGGCGAAAGAGGTCAGGTGAGAGATGTGGGATACATAAGCAGTGTGTACATCATGTTCGTCAGCATTCATAAAACAGCTGCGCATCTCCAATTGGTCGGTGATGGCATCAGCGATTTCGAAAGCATCCTCATCAGTTTTAAATGCTTCGACATACACCATCATCTTGCCTTTGAATAAGCCCGGTATTGCAGCCTCAGGCCCCGAATACTCGGTTCCGGCCATGGGATGGGCTGCAACGTAACGCCCCCGGTTAGGGTGATCCTTGATTTTGTTTAGAATATTTGTTTTTGTCGATCCCATGTCAATGACGACCTGATCTGTAACCAGATCCAAGATTTGAGGAACAACATGTAAAATGGCATCGACAGGAATTGTGAGCACCAATACTTTACAGCTCTTAATCGCATCTTCTAAGCTTGCTGTTTCGTCAATGAAGCCGATATGCATCGCTTTATCTAAGTTCTTTTGACTCTTATCTACACCGATAATTTTGTCGCAGAATTTTGTTTCTTTTAGGCGAATGGCAACTGAGCCGCCGATCAAGCCTACGCCTACAATGGCAATGTTCATATATAAACAATTATATTAAGCGTATTTTTGTTCAAATGTTATACACCGAACGTATTATACCCTGGTTGTTTGTCGATCAATTATTCTATCGATAATTTCAAAGCAGTTAAGCTGCCCCGACATCGAATGTCTTAGAAATTATCTTTAATGCGCTGGATTGATTCTTTGAGCACCTCTACTGTGGCACAGAGACTGATGCGTATATATTGATCGCCTTTGTCTCCGAAAATTCCACCCGGTGTAATAAATACCCGTGATTTGTCCAAAACAGCATCGCTTAGCGCATAACCATCCTTATATTTTTCAGGGATGCGTGCCCATACAAATAGACCTACTTGGTCCTTTTGATAAGAACAGTCCAGTAAATCCATAATTTCATACACCTGTTGACGTCTTTCAGCGTAAATTTTGTTCAGATCAGCATACCAGGA
The DNA window shown above is from Sphingobacterium thalpophilum and carries:
- a CDS encoding prephenate dehydrogenase, which gives rise to MNIAIVGVGLIGGSVAIRLKETKFCDKIIGVDKSQKNLDKAMHIGFIDETASLEDAIKSCKVLVLTIPVDAILHVVPQILDLVTDQVVIDMGSTKTNILNKIKDHPNRGRYVAAHPMAGTEYSGPEAAIPGLFKGKMMVYVEAFKTDEDAFEIADAITDQLEMRSCFMNADEHDVHTAYVSHISHLTSFALALTVLEKEKSQGRIFELAGSGFESTVRLAKSSPDMWTPIFKQNRENVLEVLEEHIKQLQSLHDSIATEDYDKLHKLITRSNKIKRIIK